The following nucleotide sequence is from Pleurodeles waltl isolate 20211129_DDA chromosome 8, aPleWal1.hap1.20221129, whole genome shotgun sequence.
AGCTCCTAAGGAGTAATTGCAAACTTAAAAGTGAGTGTCTCAATATTGTAGAATATCATGTTTTTAATCCTTTCCTAAAGGTACTAATGTCTTCCGTCAGACGTAAACACGGGTAGTGAGTTCAACCGTGTTGACGGTACCACAGAAAAGGCACAGTCGCAATTTCTGACTTTCTTTATTCTAGTAACCTCCAGGCGTCCTTCTGTACCAAATTGTAGTTTTTGGCTTTGTTTATACAAGCTGATAATCCTTTCTAAGAGCTTGAGGCGTGTCCCTTTTAACACTTTGTGGCAAATACAGAGTTTAGAATTTTCTCCTTCCTTCGATCGGTAGCCAATGTAGTTGTTTTAAGTGGTCTGACACTAGTGACCATCTAGGGAGTCCTATGACTAGTCAGGCTGCCAGATTTTGAATGAGTTATAGCTGTTGAAGCCTGTAAATGAATACAGTCAAGTACAGCACATTGCAATAACCTAGCTGTGAGCCAGTTGTATCCCATATAACAGAGAAATAGTAGTGTGATTATACTGGTGGTTAAGACTTGTAAATATAAAATAACAGGTCTTTGATAgatttgctatttgggaagaaaagcCCAGTTGGGTGCAACGTTGAGCATCAGGTCCTGGTCTCTGTGCCGCACAGCAACAAGAAAGGACACATTGAAGATTTAGGTTACCAACTCGCTCCACCAGGCTGGCTTCTTCAGTtgttgtggccctgtgctgtgaacaggaggtcAGGCAACTGACCATTGGCGATTCTTGCTTCAACTGGGTTCTGGAGATGACTTTACCATGAGCAGGACACACCAGGCACAGTCCCTTCTCATCTCCTAGCTCCCAAGTTCAGTAGCTGCATTCCAGCCTCTGTTTGACTGTTCCTTGATgcaacaggacagtccttctttggtgctcttctccaGTCCATCAAGATCTGAGTTCTGGTTCCAGGGATGCCCTTTCTATGCTCAGAAAATACCTGCACGGTGGGATGCGGTTGATGGCCAATGAGCTACTGGGTGccctccctcctgatgaccacttcctgcaaagtgcggGTGAAGCAGGCCCTGCTTAAGTCCCACATATTTGAAGTATATAAGATAGATATTGAAGCGCTATTCTAGGGTGCCTGTGTCTGTAACAAAATCATGTTGAGCGTCCACCTAGTTATTTTTCTTGTAACCCAGATCTGTAAACGAATGATCCAGCCTTAGAGCTTTGCTTTCTATGAATATAGTACTATAGGAGGATGGACCCAGTTTGTGACAATGTTCCACGTAAATGCCCTGATCTTTTAGCCCTGTATAAcaacatggctgctgttcagcatacctAAAAGTTGGAGGCGTGGTGTAGagggagtggaatggcatagagtagggtggtgtgaagtggagtgccctagagcagcatagagtggcgtggaggtatgtggagtggcctagactggaatggAGGGGTGTAGATTAgtttggtttagagtggagtggcatagaatacagtggcatagtgtatagcagtgtacagtggattgatgtgtagtggcatacagtagaatggcgtgGAATGGCGTAGGCTAAAGTGAAATGGCACAGCGTGGcattgtgtgtcatggagaggcacacagtggggtagagtgacagagtggagtgaagtggcgtaaagtgtcatgtggagtggcatagagtggtgtgaagtggcagagtggattagcgtagagtggcaCGGTTGTGGGTGTCTGCAACTCAAGTCTTAATCAAAACCGCAGATACGGTGAAATCAACATAAGAAGCATATGCCTCTGTTATAAGCTAACACcagaaaggaagggaagcctatgggagctaagcaatcggaGGATCGCAAATGCGAGTGACAACAGTAGCAACTAATGGTATTCTTAGGGCGGGTTTTCTAATACagccccccccctcctaaagtgtGGGTTTCTCCCAGCCTCCACAGTGGGTGCTAACCTACACCTggcctcattgaacaggataaaaaCCACTCGGGATGCAAACTGGGGTAACTCGTTTTTGAAAGTCAGTTGGGTTGTTGTCTGCTTCCACTGctttttagagcacagcatgttcagttCTTTAACGACATGAAATGTGCTGTTACATGTTTCCAATATGGCATCTTGGTTTTTGCAAAGGGTGTGGAGTGTGTAAAAAGCAAAAAAGTAATGGAACGTTGAATTTGAATATTACGTTTTATCACTGCGTTTAGCATCCTTACTTGTAAGCACTATGAGATTTGCTGACACGTGAGCTGGAGTGTAGGAAGACATATCTGCCTGGTATCACCAGAGTGTCTTTTAAGTTTCCTCTTGAGAAATAATAGTTTTCCGGTCACACAAACAGAAAACAAGCAACTACTTATTGCAGCTTTGGTGAAAGGTTTGCATTACAAGTGACATTTATTTTGTAGTTGTTCCTTTAAAATTATTTGGTGCTTGAGACTTGGGGAGGATGAAATACACAGTATATTGGCGTTCATTACCATCCTAAATCAATACTTGATTCTGCCTATAAGCAGTTACTTTTtaaaatgcctttcaggattggAATCGCTTGCTAGAATTTATTAGAAGACCTACATTTTCCAATTTTTCTTGCACAGTTTTCAAGCATATTTTCAAAAATTTGTTTGTGGGCATCAATGTCTTTtctgtgtgcttttttttaaatttagttttttacCCTGAAATTTACCCCAGCAAGCTAGAATGTTATTTATGTACAGATCCTCTCCACTGGGACTTTGCCATTGCTCAGCAGATGCATATGTGTGGATGATAACTGATTATAGCAAGTACCACTTAATTGTACATTTGGACAGTGTTGAATGCATGTTTAAAGTTCTCAGTTGCTGTTTTGCCGAAGGGTAGtatgtgtggtgtgttttggtgTTCAGCAGTGTTGTGATTTCAGTACTGAGTGATGTGAAAGCTGCTTCATTATTGACATCCCTTATCGTCTTACTTTAGTGCGCTGTATGATGTATGGATTTGGGGATGACCAGAACCCCTACACAGAGTCTGTGGATATCTTAGAGGATCTGGTGATTGAGTTTATCACTGAAATGGTGAGTAGAGTATGTAGTTCTGACCGTGCCAATTGTCTGATATTTTCCCTTTGTTTCTGTGTTCTCTCTGATTCCATTATTGTTGTTTTGTAAAGAGCCAGCACTGAGCATGCCATCCTCTCTCCCTTTGACATGGAATTCATTTGTGTTTTTGCTAAACATTACCAGGTCAAACTTTCAATAGAAAGGGGGCCTCCGGTACTCTCAAAATAACTTTAATTGGAATACAGAGGCCATATTTCCTAAATGAACagttcaatcaatcacttgttaagcgcgctactcacccgttagggtctcaaggcgctgggaaggagtggggggggggttgctactgcttgaatagccaggtcttgagtcgtttcctgaaggttaggaggtcctgggtgagAGGTCCAGTTCAGGTGCTCTTTAAATTTCCTCACGTTTATCTTGGAAAAAACACAAAGATTACACCCTCATTGAGATTACAAGCAGTCATTCTTGGTTTGCATGCACTCATCACAGGGTGAACCGGAGATGCCCTTTGTTTATTCTGTGATCAATTGAACACAATCCTTCGGTCTCTGAATAGGCACTAGAAATCAGAATTTGTTCTGCCACAAGCAACTTTGATTGCTGCCAGATGGCACACTATTTTCTTAGTAAAAGGTGCAGCAGTACTTAATTGCTGTCCAAATGTTAGCAGAACCCTTTGGACACATAGGCTCTCAAGtcttaaaatagattattgcccaGCAGTTCTTTGCCATGTAATGCCTGCCCTTGAGGAACATGGCTTGGTTTTTAAATTGGAAAACCTGTCTTCGCTGGGCCTAGATATTCTAGGAAATGTGTAACATACCTCCAGCAGCTacctttatttatttacttttttgctgGTGGGGAGTCTGGCCGCTTCAAGAGTTGGAGACCAGAACAGTAAATACGCTTgaaatattgtaggaaagtcctcctttttgccctggtcaccctcaaACTGTTTGGatggatactggtggttactgactcttgactgtgcccttggtactgttaaccagtcccagtgctctgtgtaaaatggctaattataattggcagtaccaACCTACCTAaatgttcctagtatatggtagggcatgtaggtttggggaccccagcataagtagtgcacccataggtgcactgctgaggtgttcaGTGTCGTTTTAAAgggaggcctgcattgctggctgtttcaaactaaagttatatgcaaattcgactttggaattaaaagtacttccaaagtcttaaacaaccttatttgtacatgtaagtcacccctaaggttggccctatggCTGGGTGCTATGCAAGTATAAGCAGCGACCTTATACAATttattttataaaccctggtgagggaaaatagccaaatttgtttctcccccttccttccccgctcccctcccccccccctaatGTAGTGTAGGGGCTCCATactctaaaatggggagactttattttaaataatagaGTTAtaataggagccagatatttcaagtCTGGTattaaactgattgttataataaattacaCAActtgtcagtgttggatttaataaaactagttcagggaaagatttTTAgaaaacttcagctctgtagtgcccttctctgattggccagcctgctttgatgaggtgtgaagttgcctgggctgaagacaaagaatgtgcctggggaggagatctgcctcagcagatggagtAAACAGGAtgagggggagagcagccaaactggacttcaaaggagggaataacatttggagcagctcaggacctcctgcATTtaatgcaaacccagacaaccaggtgtcctcttgattaggtTAAGAGAGTGCAGGAAAGTGGGGTGttaatgatttttagccacaccaatgggtggactcagccagacctaacctccaaaatgtaGTTTTCAaccttttggatttttaaagagtgttgctccccgggattgatttttgtttttgttttttgttttttgtttttttttaaccacactttccaggaaggggtcatccaagagggtggtggcctgtctgTGATTAGACAGTTGCCCCctcacccctgcttttcaccccaggagcaatgaTCAATTTGGCtgagctgcactcacacctcagaaccctacaaggaacaacaccaggagaaaaaggactgcccttctggacgcCTGGCCTGCATTTGGAGACTGCACTCTGAAGGGTCTGCACCTGTTGCACATTGGGCtttaccacaaaaaggactttgcctgacttcaactgcttcaagaagggactccctgcttgctgcaggtgaaatatagctaaccagagtcccctgcatcaaatcctgaaggagctgaccactgtccagtggtcattttgaagtttgagccaggtgcattctgggagttggagctctagctctcaaggagcaactctgagcttttggaaccttggagtgagcagTGGACTCCTAGTGGACcttctggaggaagatccagaGGATTGGAAAATTTTGgtcaaaagctccataaagggacgacCCTCCAGGTGAGTCAAGCCGGTttacctcaaccatgacccggcctgacatgcaggtttgtcccgctgaaaagctccggtccacagacttccaggatttcaccgggggctcctggaaagctAATCTGACGACCTTGCATCGAATTGGCTCGCTGTGAAGGTTCGACCCCTGTTGgaaggaaaaaactccaaaaaagggACAAAGGCTGAACGTAAGAAGGTGACTGGGACTTCCCACGCagcatatccaaggagggctccagggacatcagatcaagattcagcttcagCCCAGACAAAGATTTCCGTCCTGTAAAGTCATCTCTGTCCAAAAGTATAATTCTTCTTCGAGGTCTCCTACGACGTGTATCCGAagggggctccagggacgtcggattggattggtgacttcgtcccgctaaagaaaatcttcaagaaaaagactaggtCCGAAGGGAATCTTTTGACCGAGGCCCTCCGCTTGCTGTAgccggtggggggggagggggggggggggctccattgCTGTCAAccttaaactttgattttgccccggttgaggtgcgaccagatagccGTTTAGTTTCTGTGTGCTAAAAAACattaagtctttaaaaattcatatctcctgttccttttatctgattttatttgttttggtgtcaaattaaaaataaaatactcctatttttataaattggttttgcatttgtaaactgttttctgtgggggtttttttattactgttttgtgatacttgaatgctttacacactttttctcctaagttaagccttgttgctcattgccaggctaccaagggttgaactggggttaatttattgagacctgactggacctagtggggttagTGGACCTAGTggggctaagtgtaggtacttacctgcccatatcaataatccattttccaacagatatGTTCAAAATAGACATGTTATACAGATATGGATATAATAGAGTATGTGATTACACGTTTAGTTACTGGTAGAAGCAGTTATGGACTTGGCTTGCCATCTGTAAAAGGCATAATTTAAGAATGTTGTTTCATTTGGCAGGCAGTAACTATATTTCAATAGTGCTTATCATGGGATACATTTGTACATTTAAACAATCACTTCTGGACAGACGGTAACTAGAGGCTTATTTCCTAGATAGAAAAGTTGTTCAACTTACATTTTCCTAGCTGATGACCAAATAACTACTAATCCTTAAAGCTCCATTTCGTGTGCATGTTTCCAATGTTTTGCCTTGCATAACACATTTAAAAGTACTACGCTGCTGATATTAATAATATTCTACACCACCACAATGCAAAAAGTGATGCTGAAGGTGGCACACACTTTGCATAAAGGGGGCAGCTTGGCAGTGCTAAATCGTATAATGGGAAAGAAAGACTGATACAACTCCCACTAATTTCCTAGCTCTTCCTCCCACACCAGCCAACCTCCACACCGTTTCTCAGAGGCACTCCTTTCATTGGATAATGTCACACGCACCCCCACACCATCTCCCAAAGGCACTCCTTTCATCGGATAATGTCACACGCACCTGCACACCGTCTCTCAAAGGCACTCCTTTCATTGGATAATGTCACACGCACCCCCACACCATCTCCCAAAGGCCCTCCTTTCATTGGATAATGTCACACGCACCTGCACACTATCTCCCAAAGGCCCTCCTTTCATCGGATAATGTCACACGCACCTGCACACCGTCTCTCAAAGGCCCTCCTTTAATCGGATAATGTCACACGCACCTGCACACCATCTCCCAAAGGCACTCCTTTCATCGGATAATGTCACACGCACCTGCACACCATCTCCCAAGGGCACTCCTTTCATCGGATAATGTCACACGCACCTGCACACCATCTCCCAAAGGCACTCCTTTAATCGGATAATGTCACACGCACCTCCACACCATCTCCCAAAGGCACTCCTTTCATCGGATAATGTCACACGCACCTCCACACCATCTCCCAAAGGCACTCCTTTCATCGGATAATGTCACATCGCCCAAAGGCACTCCTTTCATCGGATAatgtcacacacacctccacaccatTTCCCAAAGGCACTCCTTTCATTGGATAATGTCACATCGCCCAAAGGCACTCCTTTCATTGGATAATGTGACACCAATCATAGAAAGGCTCATAAATCGCAAGTCAAACTCGTACACATTTACctttcttgtgtctttttttttgtttccaatTATTAGACCCACAAGGCGATGTCGATTGGGCGGCAGGGACGAGTGCAGGTGGAGGACATTGTGTTTTTGATCCGGAAGGACCCTCGCAAGTTTGCCAGAGTTAAAGACCTGTTAACGATGAATGAGGAACTGAAAAGAGCCAGGAAAGCTTTTGACGAGGCAAACTATGGCTCGTGATCGCCActccctgcaccccatcctgctGGGTGGCCTCGATGCGCTTCTTGGTTCTTGCAAAGGACACAACCGTTTTTAAAATCTTTAATGGGCAGTATAAATTAAGGTGCTTATGGTAAACCTCCATTGCAAAGGTGCTGGCCGATGCCTCATGTACTTTTTGTTTATTCTCATTCTGAGAACACATTTCAAGACAACGTGTCTTTGAGTACACATATTAGGAGAGATGTTTTATGTGTTggttcctatatattttttttttttgtatttccttagTCCTTCATATCACCAGACATACCCACATACCTCTGTGTGTCCTAAACTCTCTAAACGTTTGAGGACCTGTTACCTGTAGAGTGATTGTTACAAACAGTACAAATATACACAATCAGTACTTGGTTTGGGCAAAACAACTGTCTTGTTTTCAGTCATGTCATAGTTTGAAGAATGTATTGCACGTGTATATTATCTCGAAAATGTTTGCCGTGTTGTTTATTTATGAATAACGAATAAACGTTACCCCCTTTTTAAAAGTAAGCGAAAATCATATTTGGTGTCAGGTACACAAAAGCATcctgaaagtgcatgtttaaaaaaaaaataataataattcagacGCTGCTTACTCAGAAAATACTATGTGAATTAAAGTTCTCCAAAACTACAAATGCTGACTCTTCTAGGTCACTTTCATGTTGTTGATCCCGCTCACTAGGCATCAGTGTGTTGATGATAACAGCTGGAGGTTTCCATAGTGACTCTAGTGGTCCGTGGCCCCATGTTCCACACTAATGTCTCTTTGAAGTCCGGACATTAAATCCCTTTTGCACACTACAGGTCTGTTATCCTAAAACACTGAAGGTTATGTGCAGCACGGTGGTGCCTATGCAGGGGCACCTAAGAGCAGACTTCTACTCCTGGCTCATGCCAGTGGATGAAAGCCCAGATAAATGAAGACCTGGTGGGTTATATAAAGGGGGTGCAGAAGATGAAATCCAGCAGGCATGAGTAGCTCTGAGTTTATTATACTTACTGGTGCACACAGTTCCACTTCAAGGGATACTACTTTTGAGTTTTAACACAAAGCTGAGAAGTAAATCCATTCCCCGAGAGTACGCTGAAGGTGGCCTCCAGAGAAGACAGCAGCAGATGCAGCTTGTCCACAGCGCTTGCAGGGCAGAGTCCTGCCAGAAGGAGGGAATGGGAGATTGGCAGAATAGACTACAGCTTTCCCACTGCAAACTCTGGTAGTGAAGGTGCagcacagcagtgtacacagagacaCCCCGAGCACCCTATTTAAATAGCACATCCAAGACCAGGTGTAAGGATGCTGTACATCAGGCAGGTGAAACTGAGGGTTACATCATGAGGGTGTCCCCGCTTTTCACCATTAAAAGGGCCAATAGGACGGATTGAATCCCTTAGGGTGAGGGCCACAGGGATTGAATTACAGGAAAACCCACACAGGAAAAATCCACTCAGGAAAATCCACACAGGACAAGGTCAGACGTACAAACTATGATGGTTTATTAAAAGAAAATAGAGAAACATTACAGAAGGCAAATGATAATTCAATTCGTAATCCATCAGTAGTGAAATTTCCTAATACAAAGTCCTATGGACTCTCTCCAGGGGTGGTTCCATGGCAATGGAGCGTCGCACCCCTGGCCCAGAGCGTCTCCGTCCCTTCCCCCCACCCgcctctccccttgagatttgcatttGCGGCAGCCGCCACTGACTGTCTCTTAAGAATAAGAAAAGGGCTCTGAAGTAATTCTAAGCATATTCTAAGTAAAAATCGGTAGCGAATATATCATGAAGCCTGCCTGCAGAAAGACCGGGGAAAGACTGGGTCACATCCCAAATACAGAGTCAGTGTTATATACCTTTCAGACAGATAAATCATAGTGTCAACGTGGTGTAAAACAAAAGTAACATCACAATATCTAATGATAAAACCGAAAAATACTATGAATGAATAATCTTGTCTTTTGTACGGAAGATAAAACAAAGGCACTTTTAAAACTAAATACACAACCTCTGTTAGGCCATTAGAAATGGCATTGTAAAGAATACAGTCAAGCTCTGCTCCTTCTGCCAGGAACATCACACACACAAAGAAGAGTACAATAAAAAGATGCAACACAGTAAAGCTGTAAGACTACTTGAATTAAGTGTTTTATGAAAGGGCACATTTTCAACTCTTGATTTACAGGCAGGGAAATGAGAGTgcgtgatttagaacttggtggacggtCTACTCCGTcacattatattcaatgggatttagatttcggcagatgggacatgcatcactgttgtgactgagtaacccttcTGATAAGTTCTAAGTCAGGcccaaaatgtgttatttttaaaaGTGTGCAAAGTGCAACAAATGAGGGCAGATTTGAGGCCTAGTTATGGTAACTTAAAAAGCtttgtaattttaaatacagtccaTTTAAAATATTTGCAACCCATTCATTTTAATTAAACACACATAATTGGTCGATTTAAAACTCACTCCGTCTGTgttgggatgcacaatagactgCTATCTCACATGCTCAGTGTGCACCTGTGaggctacagtgagggaaaaaggcACTGCGATCGTGGTAATTTTTCTCAGACGTGGATCGAAAATAAAtaatcctctcatcctgagctctaATGCTGTATCAGTGCACACTCTTTCATATTTGTAGGTGTCAGTTTAGTAGAGGCATGCATCCTTGATCCAGACGGTCACCTGGTGAGGAGCAGATATCACACGTTGGGGAGGATGAGCTGGAAACCATTGCAGAAGAGTGGATTTCCTACCTGCCTTTCGAGGCTTTGCTTAGCTGATGTCCATTATgtggtgtgaaaacatcccagcaCATCAGCAGCTTTTTTTTGATTTTCCAGAAGGGGATGGTGTGCCACTTAGGGACTTATCTAGGAGGCCCCACCATCTCTAAGGCCTCGACCCATCCACACAATGATTTTTCTGTTTTTAGTTAGCAGGCCTGTTACTTCATTGGCAGAGTCTTCAGAAGATCAGCCAAGGAAAGGATgcagcagaatctgggagtgataaAGCTGATATGTCATTCCTGGTTGCAGGTGTTACTGCCTTGGCAAATGCCTGCTTCCTGCTTTCACTGGCCCGTTCCCTGCAGCCATCAGCCCATTCTGTGCAACTGTCTAGACCAATACTTGCTCCAGGAGCAGAGAGCAGTTGGCTGAAGCTCCCTGTCTGCTGCAGCCTGGGGAGGCCCAACTCCACATGGCATGAGACAGTGGCCGCAGATCACTCACACTGCCACCCTCCCCAGCGGATCAGACGGAACCAGAAGGGAAGTATCGCTGGTCTGATaggtaaggaggggggggggggatccagACAGAGACTTCTGGGTACTGCTGAAAGCATTGGGCAGGAGCCTAACTAGCTCTGGGGAAGTAGGCTCTGAAAACAGGCAGCTATGCACAGTACATTACCCACTGCTCACAGAGCTCCTTGGGCATGATCACAGGCTATGCCCAGTGGACAGTTTGTCCAGGCCGTACAGTATATCGC
It contains:
- the TAF13 gene encoding transcription initiation factor TFIID subunit 13, whose amino-acid sequence is MADEDEDQTFDDDNEDTGGGADGGQGRRKRLFSKELRCMMYGFGDDQNPYTESVDILEDLVIEFITEMTHKAMSIGRQGRVQVEDIVFLIRKDPRKFARVKDLLTMNEELKRARKAFDEANYGS